From a single Drosophila sulfurigaster albostrigata strain 15112-1811.04 chromosome 3, ASM2355843v2, whole genome shotgun sequence genomic region:
- the LOC133845379 gene encoding neuropeptide-like protein 31, which produces MRATLVFVVVIFALFCLMEARPQFGFGGGFGHHRHHGFGGFGGFPGGYGGYGGYPGGYGGYPGGYGGYPGGYGGGFGGASASASASASAGGGGFYGR; this is translated from the coding sequence ATGCGAGCTACTTTGGTATTCGTTGTTGTGATCTTCGCGCTCTTCTGCCTGATGGAGGCACGGCCACAGTTCGGATTTGGTGGCGGATTTGgccatcatcgtcatcatggCTTTGGCGGCTTTGGCGGTTTCCCCGGCGGCTACGGAGGCTATGGCGGTTATCCAGGAGGATATGGAGGCTATCCAGGCGGCTACGGCGGCTATCCCGGTGGATACGGTGGTGGATTCGGTGGTGCCAGTGCAAGTGCCTCAGCCTCAGCATCTGCAGGCGGTGGTGGCTTCTATGGCCGCTAA